A genomic window from Gossypium hirsutum isolate 1008001.06 chromosome D12, Gossypium_hirsutum_v2.1, whole genome shotgun sequence includes:
- the LOC121224337 gene encoding uncharacterized protein, producing MGVAQAMKRIPRIKFPQRHPKPSDSGLQAQGASKTGDGDLTFFSSSKAPATVGGKASLQPKRTPVSNEEIEAILLGGCF from the exons atgggcGTAGCGCAAGCGATGAAGAGAATCCCTCGCATCAAGTTTCCCCAAAGACACCCCAAACCTTCTG ATTCTGGGTTGCAGGCTCAGGGTGCAAGCAAAACTGGCGATGGTGATCTAACTTTCTTCTCTAGTTCTAAGGCTCCTGCAACCGTGGGAGGTAAAGCTTCTCTTCAACCCAAAAGAACGCCTGTTTCCAATGAGGAAATTGAGGCTATTTTG TTGGGTGGATGTTTCTGA
- the LOC121224581 gene encoding uncharacterized protein, whose protein sequence is MGNCMMKTLGSRPHLEEEEEEIGEAASTDYKKENEGKKSSIKVKIVLTKEELDLLLVKLKNKGNGGKSLEEILGEIEKARSEKLDSSWKPSLESIMEDDDIINS, encoded by the coding sequence atgGGGAATTGTATGATGAAGACATTGGGATCAAGGCCGCAtctggaagaagaagaagaagagattgGTGAAGCAGCTTCAACTGATTATAAGAAGGAAAATGAAGGGAAGAAAAGCAGCATAAAGGTGAAGATAGTGCTTACAAAAGAGGAACTAGATTTGTTATTAGTGAAGCTGAAGAACAAGGGTAATGGTGGGAAGAGCTTAGAGGAAATTTTGGGCGAAATAGAGAAAGCAAGATCTGAGAAACTTGACTCTTCATGGAAACCTTCGTTGGAGAGTATCATGGAAGACGACGATATCATTAATTCATGA